Proteins encoded by one window of Branchiostoma floridae strain S238N-H82 chromosome 6, Bfl_VNyyK, whole genome shotgun sequence:
- the LOC118417337 gene encoding serum paraoxonase/arylesterase 2-like gives MASKILVLLVPLAAFVFQSLFQPRVRFGDHNHVYNHVPGTCRLVEGVVHGAEDIVRTRDGLAFISTGMKPPPAFNPDPWYLQAVGKILLFDLKKPEDGVRELKIEPEEILSEGLGPHGLGLYENYAGEIRLFVVNHHKEGDRVDIFRYVRPEAKLQHVRSVRDPLLHSVNDVLATGTDAFFATNDHYCHAPWAMKLERFLGLAWSNVVYFNGTTASVAADGFSIANSIATPPSGDLVYVSDTLQQHVRVFRRLPDHSLELQRVIPLFTGVDNLNICPETGDLWVGAHPSVSDTFSHIRDRRHLAPSQVLRIQNAAGEYPEVTELYANDGRQLSGSTAAVVYNRRLLIGTVVDTLLYCDIMVPM, from the exons ATGGCGTCCAAAATCCTAGTGCTGCTAGTCCCGCTGGCAGCGTTTGTGTTCCAGAGCCTGTTCCAGCCTCGTGTGCGGTTCGGCGACCACAATCACGTGTACAATCACGTGCCGGGCACGTGCCGCCTGGTGGAAGGGGTCGTGCATGGGGCGGAGGACATCGTGCGCACCAGGGACGGGCTCGCCTTCATATCCACGGGTATGAAACCTCCTCCCGCCTTCAACCCCGACCCTTGGTATCTCCAGGCTGTGGGGAAGATTCTCCTGTTCGACTTGAAGAAACCCGAAGACGGAGTGAGAGAATTGAAGATTGAGCCAGAAGAAATTTTGTCCGAGGGGCTGGGGCCACATGGCCTGGGTCTTTACGAGAACTATGCTGGAGAAATCCGGCTGTTTGTTGTCAACCATCACAAG GAGGGTGACAGGGTGGATATTTTCCGCTACGTACGCCCGGAGGCCAAACTACAGCACGTCAGATCCGTACGGGACCCTCTGCTGCACAGTGTCAACGATGTGCTCGCCACTGGAACGGACGCTTTCTTCGCTACCAATGATCACTACTGTCATGCTCCCTGGGCAATGAAGTTAGAACG GTTTTTGGGGTTAGCCTGGTCTAACGTGGTTTACTTCAACGGCACTACCGCTAGTGTCGCTGCGGACGGATTCTCCATCGCCAACAGCATCGCAACGCCTCCTAGCGGCGACTTGGTGTACGTCAGCGACACACTGCAGCAGCACGTCAGAGTGTTCCGCCGTCTCCCCGACCACAGTCTGGAGCTACAGCGCGTCATACCACTGTTCACTGGGGTGGACAACCTGAATATCTGCCCGGAAACAG GTGACCTGTGGGTTGGCGCCCATCCTAGTGTGTCTGACACCTTCAGCCACATACGAGACAGACGCCACCTAGCGCCGTCCCAG GTCCTCCGGATCCAAAACGCCGCGGGAGAGTACCCTGAAGTGACGGAGCTGTACGCTAACGACGGCCGGCAACTGAGCGGTTCCACGGCGGCGGTGGTCTACAACAGGCGTCTCCTGATAGGGACCGTAGTCGATACACTTCTGTACTGTGACATCATGGTCCCAATGTGA